A segment of the Synechococcus sp. CBW1002 genome:
AACGCCGGCACGTTGCCGGTCACCGCGCAGTCGCCGAAGGAGATCACCAGGCGGGTGCGCTGGCGCAGCTGCAGGGCCAGCTCGAGATTGTCGGCATTGGCCACGGCCCCCTCCACCAGACAGACATCCACCTGCTCGGGATAGGTCTTGATGTCGCTGGCCACCGGCGAGAACACGATGTCCACGTGCCTGGCGAGTTCGAACAGCCACTCGTCAAGATCGAGAAACGACATGTGGCAGCCGCTGCAGCCGGCCAGCCACACGGTGGCGAATCTCAACTTGGGGGCGGTCACTGGTTCTGCCACTGGCGCTTCTCCCTGGCATCGCGCAGCAGCTGGGGCCGCTCCCGGTGCGTCTGCTTCTCGGCGGTGGTGTCGTCCTTCCGGAAGATGGCGCCGGTGGGGCACACGTCGACGCACTTGCCGCAGGAGGTGCAGGCCTGCACCTCGCCCCAGGGCTGATCGAGGCCGGCGATGATCGAGCACTCACCGCCGCGGTTGGCCACGTCCCACACGTGGGCGCCCTCGATCTCATCGCACACCCGCATGCAGCGGGTGCAGAGGATGCAGCGGTGGTGGTCGATCGCGAAGTGGGGGTGGGAGGCGTCCACCCGGCGCTGGGGGTATTGATACGGGAAGCGGGAGTGATCCATGCCCACGGCCACCGCCACGTCCTGCAGCTCGCAGTTGCCGTTGGCCACGCAGAAGGCGCAAACGTGGTTGCCCTCGGCGAAGAACAGCTCCACCGCCATGCGCCGGTAGGCCTGCAGCTGGGGCGTCTGGGTGAGCACCGCCATGCCTTCGCCGGCGGCGGTGGCACAGGCCGGCTGCAGCTTGCCGCTGCCCTCCAGCTCCACCAGGCAGAGGCGGCAGGCGCCCACCGGGGTGAGGCCATCGAGATGGCAGAGGGTTGGGAGCTCGGCGCCAGCGGCGCGCACCGCATCGAGCAGCGTGGCCCCAGCGGGTACGGCCACCTCTTCGCCATCCACCGTGAGGGTGTGCACGCTCATCGGGTCCCCTCCTTGAGCAGGCAGGCATCGAAGGGTTCGCACTGGTCCGGATCCCGGCAGGCCGCCTGATATTCCTGGCGGAAGTAGCGCAGGGTGCTGAGCACCGGGTTGGGCGCCGCCTGGCCGAGACCGCAGAGGCTGGTGGCGCCCACCATCCTGCAGAGCTCCTCGAGGCGCTCCAGGTCGACCAGGGATGCCCGCCGCTCCACGAAGCGATCCAGCATCTGGGCCAGCTGCACGGTGCCGGCACGGCAGGGCACGCACTTGCCGCAGCTCTCGTTGACGCTGAAGCGCATGAAGTGGCGGGCCACCTCCGGCATCGAGGTGCTTTCGCCCATCACCACCAGGCCGCCCGAGCCCATCATCGAGCCGAGGGCCCGCAGGCTCTCGTAATCCACCGGCGTGTCGAGGAGGTGGGCCGGAATGCAGCCACCGGAAGGACCGCCGGTCTGCACCGCTTTGACCCCCTTGTCTGGACCTTCCCCACCGGGCACGCCGCCGCCGATGGTCTGCACCACCGTGCGCAGCGTGGTGCCCATCGGCACTTCCACCAGGCCTGTGCGCTGCACGGCACCGGAGAGGGCGAACACCTTCGTGCCCTTGCTCCCCTCGGTGCCGATGGCCGCGTACCAGTCGCCCCCCTCCCGCAGGATCACCGGAATCGAGGCCAGGGTCTCCACGTTGTTGATCAGGGTCGGGGCACCCCACAGGCCCGACTGGGCGGGGAAGGGGGGGCGCGGCCGGGGCGTGCCGCGCTGACCCTGGATCGAGGCCAGCAGTGCCGTTTCCTCCCCGCACACGTAGGCGCCGGCACCGACCCGTACCTCCAGCCGCAGATGGAAGCCGCTGCCAGCGATGCCAGCCCCCAGCAGCCCCTTGGCGCGGGCCTGCCTGAGGGCCAGGCGCAGGCGCTCGACCGCCAGCGGATATTCAGCTCGCACATACACATAGCCCTGCTCGGCGCCCACGGCGTAGGCGGCGATCGCCAGCCCCTCGATCAGCCGATGGGGATCGCTCTCCAGCACGCTGCGATCCATGAAGGCGCCGGGGTCGCCCTCATCGGCGTTGCACACCACATAGCGGGGGCCAGGCGGCTGCAGGGCCACGGTGTCCCACTTCAGGCCGGTGGGATAGCCGGCACCGCCGCGGCCGCGCAGACCGCTGCGCTTC
Coding sequences within it:
- the hoxU gene encoding bidirectional hydrogenase complex protein HoxU, whose amino-acid sequence is MSVHTLTVDGEEVAVPAGATLLDAVRAAGAELPTLCHLDGLTPVGACRLCLVELEGSGKLQPACATAAGEGMAVLTQTPQLQAYRRMAVELFFAEGNHVCAFCVANGNCELQDVAVAVGMDHSRFPYQYPQRRVDASHPHFAIDHHRCILCTRCMRVCDEIEGAHVWDVANRGGECSIIAGLDQPWGEVQACTSCGKCVDVCPTGAIFRKDDTTAEKQTHRERPQLLRDAREKRQWQNQ
- the nuoF gene encoding NADH-quinone oxidoreductase subunit NuoF, coding for MASSPRMQLRCCGASGCRSAGAEAVRAALLSARDQLGGAAEAVSIKPVGCLRLCGRGPLVALDRPEPSGAEPACRTELYAELRPEQAFDLLARATGRGDALAAQRLDSDHPFFALQKAVVLEGCGVVDPESIDDALNHGTYAQLRRVLLDFSPEQVREQVKRSGLRGRGGAGYPTGLKWDTVALQPPGPRYVVCNADEGDPGAFMDRSVLESDPHRLIEGLAIAAYAVGAEQGYVYVRAEYPLAVERLRLALRQARAKGLLGAGIAGSGFHLRLEVRVGAGAYVCGEETALLASIQGQRGTPRPRPPFPAQSGLWGAPTLINNVETLASIPVILREGGDWYAAIGTEGSKGTKVFALSGAVQRTGLVEVPMGTTLRTVVQTIGGGVPGGEGPDKGVKAVQTGGPSGGCIPAHLLDTPVDYESLRALGSMMGSGGLVVMGESTSMPEVARHFMRFSVNESCGKCVPCRAGTVQLAQMLDRFVERRASLVDLERLEELCRMVGATSLCGLGQAAPNPVLSTLRYFRQEYQAACRDPDQCEPFDACLLKEGTR